In Myxococcus stipitatus, the following are encoded in one genomic region:
- a CDS encoding zinc-binding dehydrogenase, which translates to MRIGASTWGASLASLAPFGQLRVKLGLVVPLAEAATAHQQLETRATVGKVVLRVG; encoded by the coding sequence ATGAGAATTGGCGCAAGCACCTGGGGAGCGAGCCTGGCGTCGCTGGCGCCCTTCGGGCAGCTGCGCGTGAAGCTGGGGTTGGTGGTGCCGCTGGCCGAGGCGGCGACAGCGCACCAGCAGTTGGAGACGCGCGCCACGGTGGGCAAGGTGGTGCTGCGCGTGGGCTGA